CTGCCTGTGGTTAGGTTTCACTTGAGAGTTTTAAGTGTCACATGATCAAGTCACTGCTGCAGAGGATCCTCTACAATACAGCGACaaagaaaatgagcaaaaccCAGAATACATGATTCTTACTGATCAAAACAAAAGGTCGAACGGAGAAAGCAACTCAGATCTATCAGTGTCCAAAACCATTTTGGTGACAAACTAATTTACACTTTAGCCAttctgaaataataatattttcacCTTTGGTGTGCTACAGAGGTAACGCATCACCTCTCCAATGTACTGGACGACAGTCACGTTGTATTTCCTGCAGTCGTCCCAAAACTGAGACGCAGAAAACTTCTTCTTCAGAATTATAGTTGACCcttaaaaaataagacagagaaaaggaaacaatgattattctttttattatttccttcaGCAGAATAAAACTGCATGTGCAGTGCAACAGATCTTTCCGCTGTTACATGTCTCTTTAGTGCGACAGCTTAGCGAGACATATAATAGCAGTCTGAACTTTAGcctatttagaaaaaaaaaagttagattaCTGGATCGCTGTGACAAAGGACTCTTTGAAAGGATAACAAGAAGGAGAGAATGCACAAGGGGATTGCTTTCTTgtactgtgcaaaaaaaaacaaaacaagaaaaaaaacacagcagtgactTCATATTTAAGTTGTGTGACAGGTGTTGAAAGGGGAGGATGCCGTTAAAAATCTGCATGATGTTGTTCACTCACAAGCTGTAGAGACTACTGGTGGGAAAGTAGCCCGGAGAATGTTTTTTGAACCATAAAGAAGCTCTTAATCCATTGGTTTGTAGAAGGATTTCTTAGGGCACTGCCTCTAATATTGCATGACAAAAAACTAAACCTGCTCTGCTTACATTGGCAGCACCTTTTAGCGTCTTTAGGACTGTGTTTTACAGTGCTTTACCACATCTGGAGTGAAAAAACCCTGTCTTGCATTGGGATGCCTGTCTTTAAACAACTGTTTAGCCTAAAATGCAATGACTCTAGGGTCTCTTAAtgtgtttagggttagggttagggtaaccCTTAGGGTAACCCTAACCTTTTCAGCACTGGACCACATGGCTGTCACGTGAGGTCAACACTGAGGTCAACAGCGACAAGTCTCAGAtgtgtgaaacaaaaaatgacaacTCCTAGTTAGCTCAGCGAAGGATTCATCCACCTCACGGAGTCTCTTTCCCTCTCAAGTAGCGAATCCAACCATCGTCTCACCTGTCTCAATGGAGCCAATAAAGCCAATGATGAATCCAGCTGTGTGGTACAGAGGCAGGTTGAGGTAGATGACGTCACTGGGCCCTACGCCGTTTGAAGATAAAGCCGCCAGAGCTGCTAAGAGCCGGTTCTGGTTGACCACGGCTGCTTTAGGGAGACCTGGAACACAGCGAGACGCCAAACAGTTTGAAGGCTGAATTAGGCCTCGGGCTTGAAGCTGTTGGTATGGATCACGAGACGAGGGCAGGTACCTGTGGTTCCAGAGGTGTAAATATAAACCGCAGGAGTTTTGAATGTGATGTGCGATCTGAGGGATCGAGGGAGCGGGGCATCTGATGCCTTGGCCACTTTATCGGAGAAGCTCTCAATCCCAGGTGTGTCACAGCGCTCGGTCATTAGGAGGACGGTGACCCCGTGCTCCATCAGTGAGGGTAGCACATCCTCTACTGCTTCCTTTAGCTCTGCAAAGAGACACGCAGCACACTAAGGGCCATTTCATGcaagtttttaaattaatatagaCAATGTAAAACCAAGTGGGAGCCAAGAAAAGTCTTGCAATGCAATGCTGCAAGTGTGCAATTACATATGCACCTCAGATGTAAAGGAATCTGTGTGCCctacaggaaaaacaaacactctgAAACAGGCGCACAGATGCATACCAGAGGCTGCTATCAACACCTTTGCTTTGCAGCAGCTGAAGCAGTGCAGGAGAGATTTGGTGCGGATGTTGTGATTGAGCAGAGCCACGGGGGATCCCAGCTTAGCCAAGGCTAGCCAGGTAAACATGAAGGCTGGCTCATTCCCCATGAAGAGGGCCACGGAGTCCCCCGACTTATACCCCGGCAGAGACAGAAGCGCGTTGGCAATCTTGTTGCTCCTTTTGTCCGTGCATGCGTACGTGTGCCTCTCGTCTCCAAACACAACGAACAGCTTGTCCGGATGCGCGGCGGTCTGCTCCAAGAAACGGTCCAAAACAAAGAAGAGGGGTCTCTTCCTGCGCCTCGAAACGAATCTCACCAAGATGCGCATCAGATCCCCGAAATACATTATATCCATCCAGACATAAGGGAAGAAAGTTTTGAGGGCGAACGGTATGATGAGGACGCTTGCTAAAATGATTGATATAAAATACATCGTGACTCCTCCGGTGCTTGGCTTTTAAGAAAGATGTGGAGGCCAAGCTGTGAAACGCGGAATGTGACAAATGGGGATTTTGCACAGAGGGGCGGGGCATTTTCTCAAAAGTATGCGAAGTTCCAGTGTGAGGGATGCGTTTAAAGAAGCAGAGAGTGGTCTTCAGACTTCACGGGCAAGACTTTTAGAAAAGTTACAtcatgtaaaaagaaataagcGTGTAAAGCTTCCTGATTTCTTTAtacaaaatgtagtttttacATGAAGGACTTTTATTatgaagggaaaacaaaatccaaacctacctGGCCccgtgtgaaaaagtgtttgcccctcccagttaaaacataactgtagTTTATCACAACTGATTTCACTTTCTCTATCCACACCAAGGCCTGATCGCTGCcacaatcaagaaatcacttaaataggaaCTGAAAATTCAGGAACACGTGCGAAACAAAGTAACTGAGCTCTACCACCCCGGAAAAGGTTATAaatccatttctaaagctgTGGGACTCCAAAGCTCCATAAAGGCtcgtctcagttttgccagaaaacatatTGATGACGcgcaagacttttgggaaaataacacagcatttcagaaaaagaacatcacacCAACCGTAAAATCTGGCGGTGgcagtgtgatggtctgggctgtttttgctgcttcaggacctggaagacttgctgtgataaatggaaccatgaattccgttgtctaccaaaaaatcttgaaggagaatgtccgtCCAACCTGTCAAGCTGGAAAgaaccagcaagtccacctctgaatgactgaagaaaaacagaatgaagACTAAAAAGGAGGTTCATGCTCGAAAACCCAGCAACTCTGCAAAGACGAGTGGGTCAAAATTCCTCCGTTAAAGGAGCTTTAAAAGATTCATTGCAAATGTTTGCAAAAGCTTGAAACAGCTGTTGGAGCTAAgtgtggcccaaccagttattggCTTTAGGGGGtaaacactttttccacacagggCCGTgtaggattttgttttcctttaataata
The sequence above is drawn from the Mugil cephalus isolate CIBA_MC_2020 chromosome 3, CIBA_Mcephalus_1.1, whole genome shotgun sequence genome and encodes:
- the LOC125004993 gene encoding very long-chain acyl-CoA synthetase-like, which gives rise to MYFISIILASVLIIPFALKTFFPYVWMDIMYFGDLMRILVRFVSRRRKRPLFFVLDRFLEQTAAHPDKLFVVFGDERHTYACTDKRSNKIANALLSLPGYKSGDSVALFMGNEPAFMFTWLALAKLGSPVALLNHNIRTKSLLHCFSCCKAKVLIAASELKEAVEDVLPSLMEHGVTVLLMTERCDTPGIESFSDKVAKASDAPLPRSLRSHITFKTPAVYIYTSGTTGLPKAAVVNQNRLLAALAALSSNGVGPSDVIYLNLPLYHTAGFIIGFIGSIETGSTIILKKKFSASQFWDDCRKYNVTVVQYIGEVMRYLCSTPKRDNDKDHKVRLAIGNGVRAEIWREFLSRFGNIQVREFYASTEGNVGFLNYVGKIGAIGRVNLLHRKLFPYTLVKYDTERDEPVRDANGFCIEVPRGETGLLVSKITDIAPFAGYAQSEEQTERKRLRNVLKKGDLYFNTGDLMKIDGDNFIYFQDRVGDTFRWKGENVATTEVSDILTISDCLKEANVYGVQVPGHEGRIGMAAVTVKKDARFDGSKLYNHVVSYLPSYARPRFIRIQNAVELTGTFKQMKVKMVEESFDPGRIQDPLYILDDSEKSYVPLTAQVYSSIVSGNIKL